The following are encoded together in the Drosophila biarmipes strain raj3 chromosome 3L, RU_DBia_V1.1, whole genome shotgun sequence genome:
- the LOC108034914 gene encoding protein encore isoform X4 has translation MSSTKSQVALATNIPTNLSSAASASTAAAAAAVVVVASANAVVASNTNSSGLGSGSGSGSGSGAGLSGSVATAGATGSTVTAATSAAAASSTSVATISSNCSSSNLNNNCGEECQSAAGASNLGRQNSFGNRRGNMKGKHLTRSHAMRESTSPPRTPTPRAASEQQQQQQQLQGESHEHHNNNNNNNNINSNSKAQSTGRGNSPLMETPAVIVTSQQPQQQQQQQNVPPKPQQNVPLSNEAEFPKLSPPKKSGGQHNRTNSNGSGMEYNNNSGKQKFVVDLKSNGLDNKQHNNNNSSTGVIYNSGMNYKAADRHDRHERHEMSSQNSNLSNNHDEESYHYEPRGGGGGKKHRANTNAKGGNGGGGGGNGNGNNMSNNGLSNNSSNNTSGFISRENSSEQYTDYGGTDLLVFFRDTLNKNPKDRNILLKIEKDLIEFVQENSRGCEYRFPPASSYNRMLIHRTAAYFGMEHNVDTETQQCVIVALAKNTRIPEIRFQSLVRDDARKSILKRDTHSFDEVRQSPYLCPLSLDRKAKSFEEREEDYDRARSRIFSRTGGNHEGYSGGGDEECYGGWEQQQQQQKQSQPPRPKRPNGKMLQMQNSTESRDGMRSGGAVPKSHNFGNYGGPPSSGGPGNNSLPRGDSTNSIKSGRGGFVKQDSTGSTPWRLSPSSSGYKTRTQSVRSDSVTPSPTGYGSDRQTPELNHPALVTHSRVAPPMSSSGSGVVGGAGPGAVATSPVDMGTEATGADPASSSSCSSGTSGLVWAVTDISNVPIGSLLIDPQTLQPIVNADGSIYHYDPSNLPPNQALQHTGNQYQSQNQGNNSSGSYNNYRKSSPHQQQQQHQSQQQHQPQVQQPQQQQHQQQQHQQPTQQYATTELSCSSTESYAEEDAQSPGIECSEGYESYEQQSLPVQQQHSGNGDAASIKGDDSDSLTSATACLSITTSTSTKNYDRIEVQKYKNQATSPNIPACCAVVEKLELEATVQQEQEQEPLAGPSSSGSATSSVGITELPSSQTPLPMATQVNCDLQSVSPSSTPYSQCEVKTPSQSHAPSATVEEPKTTTWTYTQSYQAPDGSTVFHTTTTPNGAAPYCATTYQQGPDGSIYAVPQGMVYAYPQPGVGTAGGASQPLFQLTTSSHPPAQTLFASPEAGGEIPGGTYMIPVFDPAQQPREGLIPAQAIYQAGPGGPGATTVMPMATAAAYPTAQFATAAAPNGGPIYQAPLIYSSEPGGGAQLQQLPMAPYPIQYSYPYYHPIQYYVPQQAVAAAPMVTSQPPVGQAPIQQQTPHTGTGTAAGPPTVVSVSGQQHHQPHQQHHHQQQHSSNGSVVTSSGYGTRVKRTPGGGSIHYNPSYTPSSVTHAGGAHHPSAGSAQIIAAPAASTTTYHALPTLTLAHGGAATGTDLSGAGGAHVYAVPAQHAALIPTNIFPYAAAAAAAAGGPGGPPAAPQVVQQAPPPPPQSAPHHALITAAPFYPTSGGNMDQGASQSAPSTPAAPGRQAPLFSTPPAPNNASSGSSSAGGGGNSGGYHSNSSTPHYYQSQNSNEGYTSPYEKRNHGGGASGAHPVGVRKPYHPGGYNPRHSVPLGGMPSGAKTPLLNSNNEPTPRASPSSVSLGGASSSGGANSYQHRGPPPHTMGVKRDNKPNQLPLISGPPPSYAANSSPGVTSYEAKPPVRLNAGAASFRSQKSINQDYRRSVSQRNSPSANGGGSGSHESSNNSPNSIVGSQSNSAANTPNAAAPPPPQPQTTLVSHSGGFVVLDQTTGAAMNASPPTLYGGGGSTAGHSGGASGAAGAAGSNGGHQPGGGGGARSHIPTAQLHHSAAAAAAAAAGSQQATAAVLSGVAAAAALGGYNPNGASGVYFKYGQTYFAHPSVALPNSRRSPSNDIRPQMAQVAGMYPTMMIQARHPSRHPNPNYKGSRPR, from the exons ATGAGTTCCACAAAATCTCAAGTAGCCCTAGCTACGAATATTCCAACCAATTTATCCTCTGCCGCTTCTGCCTCAACAGCGGCCGCTGCGgccgccgttgttgttgttgccagtGCCAACGCCGTCGTTGCCTCAAACACTAACTCCTCCGGATTGGGTTCAGGATCGGGATctggatcgggatcgggagcAGGCCTATCGGGATCAGTAGCCACTGCCGGAGCAACAGGATCCACAGTCACAGCAGCCACATCCGCGGCGGCAGCCTCCTCCACATCCGTGGCCACCATCtcgagcaactgcagcagcagcaacctcAACAACAACTGCGGCGAGGAGTGCCAGTCGGCGGCCGGAGCCTCGAACTTGGGACGCCAGAACAGCTTTGGCAACAGACGA GGCAACATGAAGGGCAAACATCTGACGCGCAGCCATGCGATGCGTGAGTCCACTTCGCCACCTCGCACGCCAACGCCGCGGGCTGCCtccgagcagcagcagcagcagcagcagctccagggGGAATCCCACGAGcaccacaacaacaataataacaataacaatatcaacagcaacagcaaagcACAATCAACCGGGAGGGGTAACTCGCCGTTGATGGAGACGCCTGCCGTGATTGTCACTAGTCAGCaaccgcaacagcagcagcagcagcagaatgTGCCCCCAAAGCCGCAGCAGAATGTGCCACTCAGCAACGAGGCAGAGTTCCCGAAGCTTTCGCCTCCAAAGAAATCCGGCGGTCAACACAATCGCAccaacagcaacggcagcgGCATGGAGTACAATAACAACAGCGGCAAACAGAAGTTCGTGGTTGATCTGAAGTCCAATGGCTTGGACAATAAGCAgcataacaacaacaactcgTCCACGGGTGTGATCTACAACTCGGGGATGAACTACAAGGCGGCGGATCGCCATGATCGACACGAGCGTCACGAGATGTCCAGCCAGAACAGCAATCTGAGCAACAACCACGACGAGGAGTCGTATCATTATGAGCCCAggggcggaggcggaggcaaGAAGCATCGCGCCAACACCAATGCCAAAG GCGgcaacggcggcggcggcggtggaaaCGGAAATGGTAACAACATGTCCAACAATGGCCTGTCCAACAATTCGAGCAACAACACCTCGGGCTTTATATCGCGCG AGAACTCGAGCGAGCAGTACACGGACTACGGCGGCACCGATCTACTGGTCTTCTTCCGGGACACCCTCAACAAGAATCCCAAGGATCGCAATATCCTCTTGAAGATCGAGAAGGATCTAATAGAGTTCGTCCAGGAAAATAG TCGCGGTTGTGAGTACCGTTTTCCGCCAGCTTCCTCGTACAATCGTATGCTGATCCATCGCACAGCCGCCTACTTTGGCATGGAGCACAATGTGGACACGGAGACGCAGCAGTGTGTGATTGTGGCCCTCGCCAAGAACACGCGCATACCGGAG ATTCGCTTCCAGTCGCTGGTGCGCGACGATGCACGCAAGTCAATTTTGAAGCGGGACACGCACAGCTTCGACGAGGTGCGTCAGTCGCCGTACTTGTGCCCCCTCTCCCTGGACCGCAAGGCCAAGAGCTTCGAGGAGCGGGAGGAGGACTACGACCGGGCGCGCAGCCGCATCTTCAGTCGAACGGGAGGCAATCATGAGGGATACTCCGGCGGTGGCGACGAGGAGTGCTACGGTGGttgggagcagcagcaacagcagcagaagcagtcTCAGCCGCCCAGGCCCAAGAGGCCCAATGGAAAGATGCTGCAGATGCAGAAT TCCACGGAATCACGTGATGGCATGCGATCCGGTGGAGCCGTGCCCAAGTCGCACAACTTTGGAAACTACGGCGGACCGCCCAGTTCAGGAGGTCCTGGCAACAACTCTTTGCCGCGTGGCGACTCAACCAATTCGATCAAAAGTGGACGCGGCGGCTTCGTGAAGCAGGACTCGACTGGCAGCACTCCATGGCGACTGTCTCCTTCCAGCAGTGG CTACAAGACGCGCACCCAATCCGTGCGCTCCGACTCCGTAACTCCATCGCCCACGGGCTACGGCAGCGACAGGCAGACGCCGGAGTTGAACCACCCAGCCCTGGTGACCCACAGCCGGGTGGCACCGCCCATGTCATCATCGGGCAGTGGTGTTGTCGGCGGTGCAGGACCAGGAGCAGTCGCCACCTCGCCCGTGGATATGGGAACCGAAGCCACCGGGGCTGATCCAGCGTCCTCGTCCAGTTGCTCGTCGGGAACGTCGGGACTCGTCTGGGCCGTAACAGACATTTCGAATGTGCCAATTGGCAGCCTCCTCATTGATCCGCAAACCCTCCAACCAATTGTCAATGCAGACGG TTCCATCTACCACTACGACCCGTCCAATCTGCCTCCCAACCAGGCGCTCCAGCACACGGGCAATCAGTACCAGTCGCAGAACCAGGGGAACAACTCCTCCGGTAGCTACAACAACTACCGCAAGTCGTCGCCacatcagcaacagcagcagcatcagtcccagcagcaacatcagccacaggtgcagcagccacagcagcagcagcatcagcagcagcagcatcagcaaccaACTCAGCAATATGCCACCACTGAGCTGTCCTGCAGCTCCACCGAGAGCTATGCGGAGGAGGATGCCCAATCGCCGGGAATTGAGTGCTCCGAGGGGTACGAGAGCTACGAGCAGCAATCGCTGCCtgtccagcagcaacattcgGGCAACGGGGACGCGGCGAGCATTAAGGGAGACGACAGTGACAGCCTGACCAGTGCCACTGCTTGCCTGAGTATCACAACCTCAACATCCACGAAGAACTATGATCGCATCGAGGTGCAGAAGTACAAGAATCAGGCCACCAGTCCGAATATACCCGCCTGTTGTGCCGTGGTGGAGAAGCTGGAACTTGAGGCTACCgtgcagcaggagcaggaacaAGAACCCTTGGCTGGACCCTCCTCTTCCGGTTCCGCTACCTCCTCGGTGGGCATTACTGAACTCCCATCCAGCCAGACTCCCCTGCCGATGGCAACGCAGGTCAACTGTGACCTTCAATCGGTGTCGCCCAGCTCCACGCCCTACAGCCAATGCGAGGTGAAGACGCCTAGCCAGAGTCACGCACCCAGTGCCACCGTCGAGGAGCCGAAGACCACCACCTGGACGTACACGCAGAGCTACCAGGCGCCAGACGGGTCCACCGTCTTTCACACCACCACTACGCCCAATGGAGCAGCGCCCTACTGCGCCACCACATATCAGCAGGGG CCCGATGGCAGCATCTATGCGGTTCCGCAGGGCATGGTCTATGCCTATCCGCAACCCGGCGTGGGCACTGCCGGTGGAGCCTCGCAGCCGCTCTTCCAGCTGACCACCAGCAGTCATCCGCCCGCTCAGACGCTCTTTGCCTCTCCAGAGGCTGGCGGTGAAATACCTGGCGGCACCTACATGATACCTGTCTTCGATCCGGCTCAGCAACCGCGTGAAGGACTCATACCGGCGCAGGCCATCTACCAGGCGGGACCGGGTGGACCGGGAGCCACCACGGTGATGCCAATGGCGACGGCGGCTGCCTACCCAACGGCCCAGTTCGCTACTGCAGCAGCCCCCAATGGAGGTCCTATCTACCAGGCGCCGCTCATCTACTCCAGCGAACCGGGTGGTGGGGCCCAGCTGCAACAGCTACCGATGGCCCCGTATCCGATTCAATACTCCTACCCGTACTACCATCCCATCCAGTACTATGTGCCCCAGCAGGCGGTGGCCGCCGCGCCCATGGTGACCTCTCAGCCACCGGTGGGTCAGGCCCCAATCCAACAGCAGACGCCGCACACGGGAACTGGCACAGCCGCTGGTCCACCCACGGTGGTTTCAGTTTCAGGCCAACAGCACCATCAGCCGcatcagcagcaccaccatcagcagcagcactcGAGCAACGGATCCGTGGTGACCTCCAGTGGCTATGGCACTCGGGTGAAGCGCACACCAGGCGGTGGCTCCATCCACTACAATCCCAGCTACACACCCAGTTCGGTGACTCATGCCGGTGGCGCACATCATCCGTCAGCGGGCTCTGCCCAGATCATTGCTGCGCCGGCGGCCAGCACAACCACATATCATGCGTTGCCCACGCTGACGCTGGCCCACGGTGGTGCAGCGACTGGCACGGATCTCAGTGGTGCGGGCGGTGCCCATGTGTACGCTGTGCCCGCTCAACATGCCGCGCTGATCCCAACGAATATCTTCCCCTATGCTGCAGCGGCGGCCGCTGCAGCCGGAGGTCCAGGAGGTCCTCCAGCGGCTCCTCAGGTGGTGCAACAGGccccaccaccacctccacaGAGTGCTCCCCACCATGCGCTCATCACAGCTGCTCCGTTTTACCCAACCAGTGGCGGTAACATGGATCAGGGTGCCTCACAGTCGGCTCCTAGTACTCCAGCGGCTCCTGGTAGGCAGGCTCCGCTGTTTAGCACACCGCCGGCTCCAAATAACGCCAGCAGTGGCAGCAGTAGTGCGGGCGGAGGCGGCAACAGTGGTGGCTACCACAGCAACAGCTCCACGCCGCACTACTACCAGAGCCAGAACAGCAACGAGGGTTACACCTCACCCTATGAGAAGAGGAACCATGGCGGTGGTGCCTCGGGAGCACACCCGGTGGGAGTACGCAAGCCATACCACCCAGGTGGCTACAACCCAAGGCATTCGGTACCCCTGGGAGGCATGCCCTCTGGTGCAAAGACTCCGCTGCTAAACTCAAACAATGAGCCCACGCCGCGTGCCTCGCCAAGCAGCGTAAGCTTGGGCGGAGCCTCTTCGTCCGGTGGAGCTAATAGCTACCAACATCGTGGTCCACCACCCCACACGATGGGCGTGAAACGGGACAACAAGCCCAACCAGCTGCCGCTGATCAGTGGACCACCGCCCAGTTATGCAGCAAACTCGAGTCCCGGCGTCACCAGCTACGAGGCCAAGCCACCTGTCCGCCTCAATGCCGGAGCAGCCAGTTTCCGGAGCCAGAAGTCCATAAACCAGGACTACCGGCGCAGTGTCTCCCAGCGAAACTCGCCCAGCGCCAATGGCGGCGGAAGTGGCAGCCACGAGAGCAGCAACAACTCGCCCAACAGTATTGTGGGCAGCCAGAGCAACAGTGCTGCCAACACGCCCAATGCTgccgcaccaccaccacctcaGCCACAGACCACTTTGGTGAGCCACTCCGGGGGATTTGTGGTGTTGGACCAGACCACCGGAGCCGCCATGAATGCCTCACCGCCCACGCTGTACGGCGGCGGCGGTTCAACTGCAGGACATAGTGGAGGAGCAAGTGGCGCTGCTGGAGCTGCCGGCTCGAATGGTGGCCATCAGCcgggtggcggcggtggcgccCGCTCGCACATTCCCACTGCCCAGCTGCACCACagtgccgccgctgccgccgccgcagctgctgGCAGCCAACAGGCCACGGCGGCGGTGCTAAGCGGCGTGGCCGCTGCGGCCGCCCTCGGTGGCTACAATCCAAACGGGGCGTCCGGCGTGTACTTCAAGTACGGCCAGACGTACTTTGCCCAT CCCTCGGTGGCCTTGCCCAACAGTCGACGATCTCCGTCGAACGATATCCGGCCGCAAATGGCGCAGGTGGCCGGCATGTATCCCACAATGATGATACAAG CGCGTCATCCCAGTCGCCATCCCAACCCGAACTACAAAGGTTCGCGTCCGCGGTAA